The Miscanthus floridulus cultivar M001 chromosome 7, ASM1932011v1, whole genome shotgun sequence genome includes a region encoding these proteins:
- the LOC136463124 gene encoding uncharacterized protein isoform X2 — MAASPTSSLASPVVPMELHAGNRDRLVAALRGHLSASARPLHGLVLLQGGEEKTRYCTDHLELFRQESYFAYLFGVREPGFYSAIDIASGQSILLAPRLPADYAVWMGEIKPLSYFRDTYKVDMVFYVDEIAQVVQDRFGDHGKPLLFLLHGMNTDSGNFSKPASFEGMEKFDTDLITLHPILTECRVIKSDLELALIQYANDVSSEAHIEVMRRARPGMKEYQLESIFLHHVYMYGGCRHCSYTCICATGDNSAVLHYGHAAAPNDRILNDGDMALMDMGAEYHFYGSDITCSYPINGKFNSSQIIIYNAVLKAHNAVISHMHPGVNWMDMHKLAEQAILESLRKEQIVQGDVDDMMAQRLGAVFMPHGLGHLLGIDTHDPGGYPEGLERPKDPGLSSLRTTRELKEGMVITVEPGCYFIDALLTKTRDDPISSKFFNWQEVEKYKSFGGVRIESDVYVTAQGCRNLTNCPRETWEIEAVMAGAPWPLPASSSMAAAAESRNGISKAL; from the exons ATGGCGGCCTCCCCCACTTCCTCCCTCGCCTCGCCGGTGGTGCCtatggagctccacgccggcaACCGCGACCGACTCGTCGCCGCGCTCCGCGGCCACCTCTCCGCCTCCGCCCGCCCGCTCCacggcctcgtcctcctccag GGCGGGGAGGAGAAGACGCGGTACTGCACCGATCACCTCGAGCTCTTCAG GCAGGAGAGCTACTTCGCCTATCTCTTTGGAGTGCGGGAACCAGGGTTCTATAGCGCAATT GACATCGCCTCTGGACAGTCAATTTTGTTGGCTCCAAGATTGCCAGCTGACTATGCTGTTTGGATGGGTGAAATAAAACCTTTGTCGTACTTCAGG GATACATACAAGGTCGATATGGTCTTCTATGTTGATGAGATTGCACAGGTTGTGCAAGATCGTTTCGGGGACCATGGAAAGCCTCTTCTGTTTCTGCTACATGGAATGAATACTGACTCTGGAAATTTCTCAAAGCCTGCTAGTTTTGAG GGGATGGAGAAGTTTGATACTGATTTAATTACACTTCATCCAATTTTAACCGAATGCCGTGTGATTAAATCTGATCTGGAGCTTGCTCTCATCCAGTATGCTAATGATGTCAGTTCTGAAGCTCACATTGAG GTTATGAGACGAGCAAGGCCAGGCATGAAGGAATATCAGTTAGAAAGTATCTTCCTTCACCATGTTTATATGTATGGAGGTTGCCGACATTGCTCTTATACATGTATATGTGCTACTGGAGATAATAG TGCTGTTCTACATTATGGACATGCGGCAGCTCCAAATGACCGG ATTTTGAATGATGGGGACATGGCATTAATGGATATGGGAGCTGAATACCATTTCTATGGATCTGATATCACATGCTCATACCCT ATAAATGGGAAATTCAACAGCAGTCAGATAATAATATACAAT GCTGTGCTTAAGGCTCATAATGCTGTTATATCACACATGCATCCTGGAGTTAATTGGATGGATATGCACAA ATTAGCAGAACAGGCAATACTTGAATCTCTCAGGAAGGAACAAATTGTCCAAGG GGATGTTGATGATATGATGGCACAAAGGTTAGGGGCTGTTTTCATGCCTCATGGTCTTGGCCACTTACTTGGGATCGATACCCATGATCCAGGAGGCTACCCTGAG GGATTGGAGAGGCCCAAGGATCCAGGACTGAGCTCCTTGCGGACCACACGAGAACTGAAAGAAGGAATG GTTATCACAGTGGAGCCAGGCTGCTATTTCATTGATGCTTTGCTGACTAAAACAAGGGATGATCCAATTTCCTCAAAGTTCTTCAACTGGCAAGAGGTTGAAAAGTATAAAAGCTTTGGTGGCGTTCGCATTGAAAGCGATGTG tATGTGACGGCTCAAGGTTGCCGGAACCTCACAAACTGCCCTCGAGAGACCTGGGAGATCGAGGCTGTAATGGCTGGCGCACCATGGCCTCTGCCAGCTTCAAGTTCCATGGCGGCAGCAGCAGAGAGTAGAAATGGCATATCCAAAGCATTGTAA
- the LOC136463124 gene encoding uncharacterized protein isoform X1, whose amino-acid sequence MAASPTSSLASPVVPMELHAGNRDRLVAALRGHLSASARPLHGLVLLQGGEEKTRYCTDHLELFRQESYFAYLFGVREPGFYSAIDIASGQSILLAPRLPADYAVWMGEIKPLSYFRDTYKVDMVFYVDEIAQVVQDRFGDHGKPLLFLLHGMNTDSGNFSKPASFEGMEKFDTDLITLHPILTECRVIKSDLELALIQYANDVSSEAHIEVMRRARPGMKEYQLESIFLHHVYMYGGCRHCSYTCICATGDNSAVLHYGHAAAPNDRILNDGDMALMDMGAEYHFYGSDITCSYPINGKFNSSQIIIYNAVLKAHNAVISHMHPGVNWMDMHKLAEQAILESLRKEQIVQGDVDDMMAQRLGAVFMPHGLGHLLGIDTHDPGGYPEGLERPKDPGLSSLRTTRELKEGMVITVEPGCYFIDALLTKTRDDPISSKFFNWQEVEKYKSFGGVRIESDVGSCISHYGNGLKSSMIFYCKKGRPSARGSRMSGVWGRDKPRQAFFPQNLRRGCFEPTTCM is encoded by the exons ATGGCGGCCTCCCCCACTTCCTCCCTCGCCTCGCCGGTGGTGCCtatggagctccacgccggcaACCGCGACCGACTCGTCGCCGCGCTCCGCGGCCACCTCTCCGCCTCCGCCCGCCCGCTCCacggcctcgtcctcctccag GGCGGGGAGGAGAAGACGCGGTACTGCACCGATCACCTCGAGCTCTTCAG GCAGGAGAGCTACTTCGCCTATCTCTTTGGAGTGCGGGAACCAGGGTTCTATAGCGCAATT GACATCGCCTCTGGACAGTCAATTTTGTTGGCTCCAAGATTGCCAGCTGACTATGCTGTTTGGATGGGTGAAATAAAACCTTTGTCGTACTTCAGG GATACATACAAGGTCGATATGGTCTTCTATGTTGATGAGATTGCACAGGTTGTGCAAGATCGTTTCGGGGACCATGGAAAGCCTCTTCTGTTTCTGCTACATGGAATGAATACTGACTCTGGAAATTTCTCAAAGCCTGCTAGTTTTGAG GGGATGGAGAAGTTTGATACTGATTTAATTACACTTCATCCAATTTTAACCGAATGCCGTGTGATTAAATCTGATCTGGAGCTTGCTCTCATCCAGTATGCTAATGATGTCAGTTCTGAAGCTCACATTGAG GTTATGAGACGAGCAAGGCCAGGCATGAAGGAATATCAGTTAGAAAGTATCTTCCTTCACCATGTTTATATGTATGGAGGTTGCCGACATTGCTCTTATACATGTATATGTGCTACTGGAGATAATAG TGCTGTTCTACATTATGGACATGCGGCAGCTCCAAATGACCGG ATTTTGAATGATGGGGACATGGCATTAATGGATATGGGAGCTGAATACCATTTCTATGGATCTGATATCACATGCTCATACCCT ATAAATGGGAAATTCAACAGCAGTCAGATAATAATATACAAT GCTGTGCTTAAGGCTCATAATGCTGTTATATCACACATGCATCCTGGAGTTAATTGGATGGATATGCACAA ATTAGCAGAACAGGCAATACTTGAATCTCTCAGGAAGGAACAAATTGTCCAAGG GGATGTTGATGATATGATGGCACAAAGGTTAGGGGCTGTTTTCATGCCTCATGGTCTTGGCCACTTACTTGGGATCGATACCCATGATCCAGGAGGCTACCCTGAG GGATTGGAGAGGCCCAAGGATCCAGGACTGAGCTCCTTGCGGACCACACGAGAACTGAAAGAAGGAATG GTTATCACAGTGGAGCCAGGCTGCTATTTCATTGATGCTTTGCTGACTAAAACAAGGGATGATCCAATTTCCTCAAAGTTCTTCAACTGGCAAGAGGTTGAAAAGTATAAAAGCTTTGGTGGCGTTCGCATTGAAAGCGATGTG GGATCTTGTATCTCACATTATGGTAATGGGTTGAAGAGCAGCATGATATTCTATTgcaaaaagggcagacccagtgccagaggctcccgcatgagtggggtctggggaagggataaaccgagacaagcATTTttcccgcaaaatctgcggagaggctgcttcgaacccacgacctg tATGTGA